A single window of Bombyx mori chromosome 9, ASM3026992v2 DNA harbors:
- the LOC101740632 gene encoding U-scoloptoxin(05)-Er1a isoform X1 — MSRCLTFSILFVLFTTFKTVFSINCYQCSGTDSNNPFECNEFLDGDVDLVPIDCATIHDAQYCIKHVGRFEGLTIECYQCNTSSTMECGDGLMQLDGGILKPMPCDHVYDARYCIKHTGGISTKRFCSSLDLGNYCDYVRQRGDKLEYRTCIYTCSTDGCNSASNIGVSILFLFLGVFVLTFSIF; from the exons ATGTCTCGTTGTTTAACGTTTTccattttatttgtattgtttaCAACTTTTAAAACAG tttttagtatAAACTGTTATCAATGTTCTGGTACTGATTCGAATAATCCATTCGAATGCAATGAGTTTTTAGACGGTGATGTTGACTTGGTACCCATTGATTGTGCTACAATTCATGATGCTCAATACTGCATAAAACACGTCGGAAGGTTTGAAG GTTTAACAATAGAATGTTACCAGTGTAATACTTCTTCAACTATGGAGTGCGGTGATGGTCTGATGCAATTGGATGGTGGGATATTGAAGCCAATGCCATGTGATCATGTCTATGATGCACGTTACTGCATCAAACATACAG GTGGTATAAGCACAAAGAGATTCTGTTCGTCTTTAGACCTTGGCAACTACTGTGATTATGTCAGACAACGGGGAGACAAATTAGAATATAGAACTTGCATCTACACTTGTAGCACAGATGGTTGCAATTCTGCTTCCAATATTGGTGTAtctatattatttctatttttaggaGTATTTGTATTGACATTTAGTatcttttaa
- the LOC101740632 gene encoding U-scoloptoxin(05)-Sm1a isoform X2, with translation MSRCLTFSILFVLFTTFKTVFSINCYQCSGTDSNNPFECNEFLDGDVDLVPIDCATIHDAQYCIKHVGRFEGGISTKRFCSSLDLGNYCDYVRQRGDKLEYRTCIYTCSTDGCNSASNIGVSILFLFLGVFVLTFSIF, from the exons ATGTCTCGTTGTTTAACGTTTTccattttatttgtattgtttaCAACTTTTAAAACAG tttttagtatAAACTGTTATCAATGTTCTGGTACTGATTCGAATAATCCATTCGAATGCAATGAGTTTTTAGACGGTGATGTTGACTTGGTACCCATTGATTGTGCTACAATTCATGATGCTCAATACTGCATAAAACACGTCGGAAGGTTTGAAG GTGGTATAAGCACAAAGAGATTCTGTTCGTCTTTAGACCTTGGCAACTACTGTGATTATGTCAGACAACGGGGAGACAAATTAGAATATAGAACTTGCATCTACACTTGTAGCACAGATGGTTGCAATTCTGCTTCCAATATTGGTGTAtctatattatttctatttttaggaGTATTTGTATTGACATTTAGTatcttttaa